Proteins encoded within one genomic window of Burkholderiaceae bacterium:
- a CDS encoding Transcriptional regulator, LuxR family, translating to MEFPSPRPDEDSARLLKLVCESVSIERHIDLLRWLQGDVQRYLPHDVLLAGWGDFEQGAVQHDILSELPGVRSYGIGAESLPFLLGKFHDHWTGSQRKPLLLPFREFEYLLGSDSLPGSLCGTLRTMRSVLICGIGDERGGFDCLYALMRHEQIPVACTGNALTVLLPHIDTALRQVKHLPQQSRRRPPVQPVIPEDAFGLSEREAEIMAWVAMGKTNSEIGTILNISGFTVKNHMQRIFRKLNVYSRAQAVSKVVSVAADG from the coding sequence ATGGAGTTTCCAAGCCCTCGGCCGGATGAAGATTCCGCCCGCCTGCTGAAGCTGGTCTGCGAAAGCGTCTCGATAGAGCGCCACATCGATCTGCTGCGCTGGCTTCAGGGGGACGTACAGCGCTACCTTCCGCACGACGTGCTGCTGGCCGGATGGGGCGACTTCGAGCAAGGCGCCGTTCAGCACGACATCCTGTCCGAACTCCCCGGTGTGCGCTCGTACGGCATCGGCGCGGAGAGCCTGCCGTTCCTGCTCGGCAAATTCCACGACCACTGGACCGGATCGCAGCGCAAGCCGCTGCTGCTGCCGTTCCGCGAGTTCGAGTACCTGCTCGGCAGCGACAGCCTGCCCGGCTCGCTGTGCGGCACGCTGCGCACGATGCGCTCGGTGCTGATCTGCGGGATCGGCGACGAGCGCGGCGGCTTCGACTGCCTGTACGCGCTGATGCGCCACGAACAGATCCCGGTCGCATGCACTGGCAATGCATTGACCGTGCTGCTGCCGCACATCGACACCGCGCTGCGCCAGGTCAAGCATCTGCCGCAGCAAAGCCGGCGCCGTCCACCGGTGCAGCCGGTCATCCCGGAGGACGCATTCGGGCTAAGCGAGCGCGAGGCCGAGATCATGGCCTGGGTCGCGATGGGTAAGACCAATTCCGAAATCGGGACCATTCTGAACATCAGCGGGTTCACGGTGAAGAATCACATGCAGCGGATCTTCCGCAAGCTCAACGTCTACAGCCGTGCGCAGGCGGTCTCGAAAGTGGTGAGCGTGGCGGCAGATGGCTGA
- a CDS encoding Capsular polysaccharide biosynthesis protein: MAEIHPLRSASVWNERREPRSMGLGGSHLFTAIQAGLDPLTLVFTLWALAYHFEDSVRPAYLILAVIVFSLTFPGTSQLRLPFHKVLFNIALRWFWIAGALLLTGYATGFLFDFARPVIIHWLWLAPATLIGANLALRAAAPLLLKLQGPPRGAVIVGMNEQGVALAGHIAGSPYSGIEMLGFFDDRGEERRVAAGKHKLVGRIDDLPSYVKQHRVRFIYLSLPMTARPRILQVLDGLKDTTASIYFVPDMFITDLIQARSDTVCGTTVISVCDTPFRGYDGALKRASDFVLALLILLLILPFLLLIAVAVKLSSPGPAIFRQRRYGLDGEQIVVYKFRSMAVTEDGATIAQAHRHDPRVTRLGAFLRKTSIDELPQFINVLQGRMSVVGPRPHAVAHNEQYRRLIKGYMVRHKVRPGITGWAQVNGQRGETDTLEKMQARIDYDLDYLRNWSLTLDLVIILKTIRLVFKDSAAY, from the coding sequence ATGGCTGAGATTCACCCGCTTCGCTCCGCGTCGGTCTGGAACGAGCGCCGCGAACCGCGCTCGATGGGGTTGGGCGGGAGCCACCTGTTCACTGCGATCCAGGCCGGCCTCGATCCGCTGACGCTGGTGTTCACGCTGTGGGCCTTGGCCTACCACTTCGAGGATTCGGTGCGGCCGGCCTATCTGATCCTCGCGGTCATCGTGTTCTCGCTGACGTTCCCCGGAACCTCGCAGTTGCGGCTGCCATTCCACAAGGTGCTGTTCAACATTGCGCTGCGCTGGTTCTGGATCGCCGGCGCCCTGCTGCTGACCGGCTACGCGACCGGATTCCTGTTCGACTTCGCGAGGCCCGTCATCATCCACTGGCTGTGGCTCGCGCCGGCGACCCTGATCGGCGCGAACCTCGCGCTGCGCGCCGCCGCGCCGCTGCTGCTGAAACTGCAGGGACCACCGCGCGGCGCGGTCATCGTCGGGATGAACGAACAGGGCGTCGCGCTGGCGGGCCATATCGCCGGCTCGCCGTATTCCGGGATCGAGATGCTGGGATTCTTCGACGACCGCGGCGAGGAGCGTCGGGTCGCGGCCGGCAAGCACAAGCTGGTCGGGCGGATCGACGACCTGCCCAGCTACGTCAAGCAGCACAGGGTCCGATTCATCTACCTCTCGCTGCCGATGACGGCGCGGCCGCGCATCCTGCAGGTGCTCGACGGCCTGAAGGACACCACGGCGTCGATCTATTTCGTGCCAGACATGTTCATCACCGACCTGATCCAGGCTCGCAGCGACACGGTTTGCGGCACCACGGTGATCTCGGTCTGCGACACTCCGTTTCGCGGATACGACGGCGCATTGAAGCGCGCCAGCGACTTCGTGCTGGCGCTGCTGATCTTGCTGCTGATCCTGCCGTTCCTGTTGTTGATCGCGGTCGCGGTCAAGCTGAGCTCGCCAGGGCCGGCCATCTTCCGGCAGCGCCGCTATGGCCTCGACGGCGAGCAGATCGTGGTCTACAAGTTTCGGTCGATGGCAGTGACCGAAGACGGCGCGACGATCGCGCAGGCGCACCGGCACGATCCGCGCGTGACCCGGCTCGGCGCGTTCCTGCGCAAGACCTCGATCGACGAGCTACCGCAGTTCATCAACGTGTTGCAGGGCCGCATGAGCGTCGTCGGTCCGCGGCCTCATGCGGTCGCACACAACGAACAATACCGCCGGCTGATCAAGGGCTACATGGTGCGCCACAAGGTCAGGCCCGGGATCACCGGCTGGGCCCAGGTCAACGGCCAGCGCGGCGAAACCGACACGCTCGAGAAGATGCAGGCGCGCATCGACTACGACCTCGACTACCTGCGCAACTGGTCGCTGACGCTCGACCTGGTCATCATTCTGAAGACCATCCGGCTCGTGTTCAAGGACAGCGCCGCGTACTGA
- a CDS encoding Capsule polysaccharide export protein, with protein MKVLLRCLAAALLWLPAMAALAQAGLSLPPAVPLQSTDNGQPGAPVQSGNRDYRLSPDDMIGIQVYQNPDLTVDARISDSGAITYPLLGSVQLSGLTIADAEKKIADGLRTGGFVNAPQVNIVLRQARGSQVSVLGEVARPGRFPLETRSTRVSDVLAAAGGITAAGGDTLIVTGQRDGKPFRRTIDIPTMLAQGKTGDDIVLDSGDTLYVPKAPVFYIYGEAQKPGQYRVERGMTVMQALAQGGGPTARGSQNRLKLERRDASGKTVTIDPRMTDPIEPGDVLYVGESIF; from the coding sequence ATGAAGGTTTTGCTCCGTTGCCTTGCCGCCGCGCTGCTGTGGCTGCCCGCCATGGCCGCGCTGGCGCAGGCCGGGCTGTCACTGCCGCCAGCCGTGCCGCTGCAGTCGACCGACAACGGCCAGCCCGGTGCGCCGGTGCAATCAGGCAATCGAGACTATCGCCTCAGCCCCGACGACATGATCGGGATTCAGGTGTACCAGAACCCTGACCTCACGGTGGATGCGCGCATCTCCGACAGCGGTGCGATCACCTACCCGCTGCTCGGCAGCGTGCAACTGAGCGGACTCACGATTGCCGATGCCGAGAAAAAGATCGCGGACGGACTGCGCACCGGCGGCTTCGTGAATGCGCCGCAGGTGAACATCGTGCTGCGGCAGGCGCGTGGCAGCCAGGTGTCGGTGCTGGGCGAGGTCGCCCGGCCGGGTCGTTTTCCGTTGGAGACGCGCAGCACTCGCGTCAGCGATGTTCTGGCCGCGGCCGGCGGCATTACCGCTGCCGGGGGCGACACGCTGATCGTCACCGGGCAACGCGACGGCAAGCCCTTCCGCAGAACGATCGACATCCCGACGATGCTGGCACAGGGCAAGACCGGAGACGATATCGTGCTCGACAGCGGCGACACGCTGTATGTGCCGAAGGCGCCGGTGTTCTACATCTACGGCGAGGCGCAGAAGCCCGGCCAGTACCGGGTCGAACGCGGCATGACCGTGATGCAGGCCCTCGCGCAGGGCGGCGGTCCCACCGCCCGCGGCAGCCAGAACCGTCTTAAGCTGGAACGTCGTGACGCATCGGGCAAGACCGTGACCATCGACCCGCGCATGACCGACCCAATCGAGCCCGGCGACGTGCTGTACGTCGGCGAAAGCATTTTCTAA
- a CDS encoding Chain length determinant exopolysaccharide biosynthesis protein EpsF, with the protein MTLYQFLRILRARYRVIALFVVGALLAALAANLVLPKKYTAQTSVLIDLRAADPTGASAWGGTLAANYLATQVSIISGDRVAQRVVEILKLDEDPRAKDAWMKATHGRGDFNAWLIYGLKQGLDVRPARDSNVIDIIYKSDSAEKAAQTANAFAQAYMDVNLALKTDPAHEYAEWFDERTKAARAKLEAAQSRLSAYQQKAGIVSADGNVDYENAKLAQISSQLTAVQAEVADSQSKRNAGGSTVAEVMQSPLINSLKADVARLEGQVQELRVNLGPNNPRRERAEAQLAAARSQLASETGRIRSSINTTYQVNRQREHDLQAALAAQKARVLKLNKERDALNVYRRDVEAAQREYEAVSQSASQTRLQSLTTQTNVVRMDSAVAPLLPSSPKSRLNLLIAALAGTMLGVACAVLLELINRRVRSAEDLTQMLDLPVLGSISSSREPRRLAGPQLLLGHGDSA; encoded by the coding sequence ATGACGCTCTACCAGTTCCTGCGAATCCTGCGTGCCCGCTACCGCGTCATTGCGCTGTTCGTGGTCGGGGCGCTGTTGGCGGCGCTGGCTGCCAATTTGGTGCTGCCCAAGAAGTACACCGCGCAGACCTCGGTACTAATCGACCTTCGTGCGGCCGATCCGACCGGCGCCAGCGCTTGGGGCGGCACGCTCGCCGCGAACTATCTTGCGACGCAGGTCAGCATTATCAGCGGAGACCGTGTAGCACAACGTGTCGTGGAGATCCTCAAGCTCGACGAAGACCCACGCGCCAAGGACGCGTGGATGAAAGCCACCCACGGGCGCGGCGATTTCAATGCATGGTTGATCTACGGTCTGAAGCAAGGGCTGGACGTGCGGCCGGCGCGCGACAGCAACGTGATCGACATCATCTACAAAAGCGACAGCGCAGAGAAAGCGGCGCAGACCGCGAACGCATTCGCGCAGGCCTACATGGATGTCAACCTCGCGCTGAAGACCGATCCGGCACACGAGTACGCGGAATGGTTCGACGAGCGGACCAAGGCGGCCCGGGCGAAGCTGGAAGCGGCGCAGTCGCGCCTATCGGCCTACCAGCAGAAGGCCGGCATCGTCAGCGCCGATGGCAATGTCGACTACGAGAACGCGAAGTTGGCTCAGATCTCGTCACAGCTTACCGCGGTGCAGGCGGAGGTGGCCGATAGCCAGAGCAAGCGCAACGCCGGTGGCAGCACGGTCGCCGAGGTCATGCAAAGCCCGCTGATCAACAGCCTGAAGGCCGATGTCGCGCGATTGGAAGGCCAGGTGCAGGAACTGCGCGTGAACCTGGGACCGAACAATCCGCGGCGCGAGCGTGCGGAAGCGCAGCTTGCAGCCGCCCGCAGCCAGTTGGCCAGCGAAACCGGGCGCATCAGATCGTCGATCAATACCACCTACCAGGTGAACCGACAGCGCGAACATGATCTGCAGGCGGCGCTCGCTGCGCAGAAGGCGCGGGTTTTGAAGCTCAACAAGGAGCGGGATGCCCTGAATGTGTACCGCCGTGACGTCGAGGCGGCCCAGCGCGAATACGAAGCCGTGAGCCAGAGCGCGTCGCAGACTCGGCTGCAGAGCCTGACCACCCAGACCAACGTGGTACGGATGGACAGCGCGGTCGCTCCGCTGCTGCCGTCGAGTCCGAAGTCGCGGCTGAATCTGCTGATTGCGGCGCTCGCGGGAACCATGTTGGGCGTTGCCTGTGCCGTGCTGCTGGAATTGATCAACCGGCGTGTGCGCTCCGCCGAAGACCTGACCCAGATGCTCGACCTGCCGGTGCTGGGCAGCATCAGCTCGAGTCGGGAGCCGCGCCGCCTCGCCGGCCCGCAGTTGCTGCTGGGCCACGGGGACTCCGCATGA
- a CDS encoding Tyrosine-protein kinase EpsD, giving the protein MNNNAPVVRSAQLPVPGRPVTTGRPMGEILVDAGRISAPEVEQILRFQQEHGLRFGESGRALGLLTDDDVRFALSLQFDYPYLAPESELSHELVAAFRPQSRTVEQLRSLRSQLMLRWFSIGTGHKGLTIVSPGAREGRSYLAANLAIVFSQMGERTLVVDADMRAPRQHLLFGLGPRAGLSDVLAGRADALSMIAEIPDLKDLAVLPAGTIPPNPQELLGRPEFSTLLEALGETFSVMIIDTPPAGACADAQTVAAQAGAALLVARQGASSMPQVARLSQRLREFGVSLVGSVLNDT; this is encoded by the coding sequence ATGAACAACAATGCGCCGGTGGTGCGATCGGCCCAGCTGCCGGTTCCCGGCCGCCCCGTAACGACGGGCCGGCCGATGGGCGAGATCCTGGTCGATGCCGGCCGTATCTCGGCGCCCGAAGTCGAACAGATCCTGCGATTCCAGCAAGAGCACGGTCTGCGCTTCGGCGAGTCGGGCCGTGCGCTCGGGCTGCTGACCGATGACGACGTCCGCTTCGCGCTGTCTCTCCAATTCGACTATCCCTATCTTGCACCGGAGAGCGAACTCAGCCACGAACTGGTCGCCGCATTTCGGCCCCAGAGCCGGACCGTCGAACAGTTGCGGTCGCTGCGCAGCCAGTTGATGTTGCGCTGGTTCAGCATCGGCACCGGTCACAAGGGCCTGACCATCGTCAGTCCGGGTGCCAGGGAGGGTCGCAGCTACCTGGCCGCCAACCTCGCGATCGTGTTCTCGCAGATGGGAGAGCGAACCCTGGTGGTGGATGCCGACATGCGCGCGCCGCGCCAGCATCTGCTGTTCGGTCTCGGTCCGCGCGCGGGTCTCTCGGACGTGCTCGCCGGTCGAGCGGACGCGCTGTCGATGATCGCCGAGATCCCCGACTTGAAGGATCTGGCGGTGCTGCCCGCCGGAACAATCCCGCCGAACCCGCAGGAACTGCTTGGTCGCCCCGAATTTTCGACGCTGCTCGAAGCCCTCGGCGAGACCTTCAGCGTGATGATCATCGACACGCCGCCCGCTGGCGCCTGCGCCGACGCTCAGACCGTCGCTGCGCAGGCCGGTGCCGCGCTACTGGTCGCACGACAGGGCGCAAGTTCGATGCCGCAGGTCGCGCGGCTGTCGCAGCGGCTGCGCGAATTTGGCGTCAGCCTAGTCGGCTCGGTACTGAACGACACCTAG
- a CDS encoding N-acetylmannosaminyltransferase yields the protein MAASSTEGWQQRWRAVLSQIERIHNEGQEQRLLARMSEPSQPFVLAFANAHAMNSIVASASFYDALHSADMVLRDGSGMSTLFRLFGMAPGRNLNGTDLIPRLIRLFDGRCIALFGTREPFLQRGAQAVSTDLAPHGTLACAHGFMDLPAYLELARAHRPALIVLGMGMPRQEEVAAALRSALTFPCLIVCGGAIIDFLAGKTPRAPLWMRKTGLEWLFRLVMEPRRLFRRYVIGNPVFLTRALWLALSAGS from the coding sequence GTGGCCGCATCAAGCACCGAAGGCTGGCAGCAGCGCTGGAGAGCGGTGCTGTCGCAGATCGAGCGCATCCACAACGAGGGACAGGAACAAAGGCTTCTTGCGCGAATGAGCGAGCCCAGCCAGCCGTTCGTGCTGGCTTTCGCGAATGCGCACGCGATGAATTCAATCGTCGCGTCGGCTTCGTTCTACGATGCCCTGCATTCGGCCGACATGGTGTTGCGCGACGGCTCCGGCATGTCCACGCTGTTCAGGTTATTCGGCATGGCGCCTGGGCGCAATCTGAATGGGACCGACCTGATCCCGCGGCTGATCCGGCTGTTCGATGGTCGCTGTATCGCGCTGTTCGGCACCCGAGAACCGTTCCTGCAACGTGGTGCGCAGGCAGTCAGCACGGATCTGGCCCCGCACGGTACGCTAGCCTGTGCCCACGGCTTCATGGACCTCCCGGCCTACCTGGAACTCGCCCGTGCACACCGGCCCGCGTTGATCGTGCTTGGCATGGGCATGCCGCGGCAAGAGGAGGTCGCCGCGGCGCTGCGTTCGGCGCTTACTTTCCCTTGCCTGATCGTCTGTGGCGGCGCGATCATTGACTTCCTGGCGGGCAAGACCCCGCGGGCGCCGCTGTGGATGCGCAAAACCGGGCTGGAATGGCTGTTTCGTCTGGTCATGGAGCCGCGCCGGCTGTTTCGGCGCTACGTAATAGGCAACCCGGTATTCCTGACACGCGCGCTCTGGTTGGCGTTGTCGGCCGGGAGCTGA
- a CDS encoding Methyltransferase type 12, producing the protein MMMMRNHCPGCLSTTLSVVYRERFSSPDIQSYLRRQYAGRNTSVATAGDYALARCGRCGLTFQQQVPDGQLLRELYEDWVSDSNLACSRGDYDLDDYRYLAEQVGLIIQHFGISPSRINILDFGFGWAQFSRMAMGYGCNVSGAELSGARISHGRSIGLKIVELDHLPKGEFQFINTEQVFEHLTEPRFVLERLLASLASDGLIKISVPDAAASLKQIGKRQSFGALSAAQQMSIAPLEHINCFSRDSLMAFGREFGLKPLRPRFSQLVNSASGLLRPKYLARTLLRPVYRHILSRGTFVYFTRG; encoded by the coding sequence ATGATGATGATGAGAAATCATTGCCCGGGCTGTCTGTCGACCACGTTGTCGGTTGTTTACCGGGAACGGTTTTCGAGCCCTGACATTCAGAGCTACCTGCGCAGGCAATACGCAGGCAGGAATACTAGCGTAGCCACCGCCGGAGACTACGCGCTTGCGCGCTGCGGCCGATGCGGCTTGACGTTCCAGCAGCAGGTGCCCGATGGCCAGTTGCTGCGCGAACTCTACGAAGACTGGGTATCGGATTCGAACCTCGCGTGCAGCCGTGGCGACTACGACCTGGATGACTACCGTTACTTGGCCGAGCAGGTCGGTTTGATCATCCAGCATTTCGGCATCTCACCGAGCCGCATCAACATTCTGGACTTCGGCTTCGGCTGGGCGCAGTTCTCGAGAATGGCGATGGGATATGGGTGCAACGTTTCTGGCGCAGAGTTGTCAGGCGCACGGATCAGTCATGGAAGGTCGATTGGACTCAAGATCGTCGAACTCGATCATCTGCCGAAAGGCGAGTTCCAGTTCATCAATACCGAGCAGGTATTCGAGCACCTGACGGAGCCGCGCTTCGTGCTCGAACGGTTGCTCGCATCGCTCGCGTCCGACGGGCTGATCAAGATCAGCGTGCCAGACGCCGCCGCTTCACTCAAACAGATTGGCAAGCGACAAAGCTTCGGCGCGCTTTCGGCAGCGCAGCAGATGTCGATCGCACCGCTCGAACATATCAATTGCTTCAGTCGCGATTCGCTGATGGCGTTTGGCCGTGAGTTCGGCCTGAAGCCGCTGCGCCCCCGATTTTCGCAGCTGGTCAACAGTGCTTCCGGCCTACTGCGGCCCAAGTACCTGGCACGAACCCTGTTGCGCCCGGTCTACCGACACATCCTTTCGCGCGGCACGTTCGTCTATTTCACCCGCGGATAG
- a CDS encoding Glycosyltransferase, producing the protein MRSEMMQATAGVEHACRYIYIAGPWGPKGGGMYKVADYLIQAQAAQTPVGAAQLRHLDTRGGAGPVYSLWVLAIALVRLLQGRVSGQLAGVHVNVAERLSLLRKGAVIAMCRVLGVPAVLHLHAAQLHHFYAALPGPLQAMVRWMFSLPSGCVVLGSAAQQFVTRELRVPADRVTVVFNGVPEPTEVRRATAAEAVRRVLFVGNLSERKGVSDLLRALALPGFDRDRVEVTLAGGGDVQAYRTMAQELGIGEFVRFEGWVDQRQVARLMASADVLVLPSYDEGLPLVILEAMANGVAVVCSPVGEIPAVLTDGIDALFVRPGDVSGLAAALQRVLQHDELMEELGRTGRSLYERQFSASRFFDSIARTHMRHFGVAAEPQSNGDDAAGNVS; encoded by the coding sequence ATGCGCAGCGAGATGATGCAAGCAACCGCCGGGGTCGAGCACGCCTGTCGCTACATCTATATCGCCGGCCCGTGGGGGCCGAAGGGCGGCGGCATGTACAAGGTGGCCGACTATCTGATCCAGGCGCAGGCTGCGCAGACGCCGGTCGGCGCGGCCCAGTTGCGACACCTAGACACCCGGGGTGGTGCCGGCCCGGTCTATTCGCTGTGGGTGCTGGCGATCGCGCTGGTCAGGTTGTTGCAGGGGCGTGTCAGTGGCCAACTCGCCGGGGTTCACGTCAACGTGGCGGAGCGACTCAGCCTGCTGCGCAAGGGAGCAGTCATCGCAATGTGCCGCGTGCTGGGTGTGCCGGCCGTGCTGCATCTGCATGCGGCGCAGCTGCATCATTTCTATGCCGCACTCCCTGGTCCATTGCAGGCCATGGTCCGTTGGATGTTTTCGCTGCCGTCGGGCTGCGTAGTGCTTGGGTCCGCGGCGCAGCAGTTCGTCACGCGTGAACTGCGCGTCCCTGCGGACCGCGTCACGGTCGTCTTCAACGGTGTTCCGGAACCCACCGAAGTCAGGCGCGCCACTGCCGCTGAGGCCGTCCGGCGCGTGCTGTTCGTGGGCAACCTGTCGGAGCGCAAAGGGGTCTCAGACTTGTTGCGAGCGCTGGCCCTGCCAGGGTTTGATCGCGATCGCGTCGAAGTTACGCTGGCGGGCGGGGGCGATGTGCAAGCATATCGGACGATGGCACAAGAGCTTGGCATCGGCGAGTTCGTTCGCTTCGAAGGCTGGGTGGACCAGCGCCAGGTTGCCCGGCTGATGGCAAGTGCTGACGTTCTGGTGCTGCCGTCCTACGACGAGGGGCTACCGCTGGTGATCCTGGAAGCGATGGCAAACGGCGTTGCTGTTGTTTGCAGCCCGGTCGGTGAAATACCCGCGGTGTTGACCGACGGCATCGATGCGCTGTTCGTTCGACCTGGCGACGTATCCGGTTTGGCAGCCGCGTTGCAACGAGTGCTGCAGCATGACGAACTAATGGAAGAACTGGGGCGAACGGGGCGTTCACTCTACGAGCGGCAGTTCTCCGCAAGCCGGTTTTTCGATAGCATCGCGCGCACCCATATGCGTCATTTCGGTGTTGCTGCCGAGCCGCAATCCAATGGCGATGATGCAGCGGGCAACGTATCCTGA
- a CDS encoding Putative glycosyltransferase → MNSADPTRAAADPEVTCRVSIIIKALNEERNIAATIESALRAAATVASEVVLADSCSTDATVELATRYPVRIAQLAHAGERCCGVGPQLGYQHSNGEFIFVMDGDMLLRAGFLEQALAFLVAHPQAAGVGGFVVERNTASLEYAARIERKPAHLAAGQVDRLDGGGLYRRSAIEAAGYLSDRNLHAYEEFDLAARLRALNWQLWRLPVPAVDHFGHDEPPYRLLMRRWRSRYAWGLGELIRAAVGRPHLHLVLRGLRELYLYILVLIWWLVLVSVPLWPLSAPLRIGAFCTLVVIPMMLMVWRKRSADKALYSVASWCVNAAGLVCGVLRPRQPVRDPVPSRVLLDRVGSAPQSSRHANSSGDASRFVRSC, encoded by the coding sequence GTGAATTCGGCGGATCCGACCCGCGCCGCGGCCGACCCGGAGGTGACGTGCCGAGTGTCGATCATCATCAAGGCACTGAATGAGGAGCGGAATATCGCGGCAACCATCGAGAGCGCGTTGCGTGCGGCCGCCACGGTCGCAAGCGAGGTGGTGCTGGCCGATTCTTGCTCGACCGACGCAACAGTGGAGCTGGCGACACGCTATCCGGTGCGCATCGCGCAACTGGCGCATGCCGGCGAACGATGCTGCGGCGTCGGACCCCAACTGGGGTACCAGCATTCGAACGGTGAGTTCATCTTTGTCATGGATGGCGACATGCTGTTGCGCGCGGGATTCCTGGAACAGGCCCTTGCGTTCCTCGTGGCACACCCGCAAGCGGCCGGTGTCGGCGGATTCGTGGTCGAGCGCAACACGGCCAGCCTGGAGTACGCCGCGCGGATCGAGCGCAAGCCGGCGCACCTGGCGGCGGGACAGGTCGATCGACTCGACGGCGGAGGACTGTATCGACGCAGTGCGATCGAGGCCGCCGGATATCTGTCCGACCGCAACCTGCATGCCTACGAGGAGTTCGATCTGGCCGCCAGGCTGCGCGCGCTGAACTGGCAACTGTGGCGACTGCCAGTGCCTGCGGTCGATCATTTCGGCCATGACGAACCGCCTTATCGGCTGCTGATGCGGCGCTGGCGCAGCCGTTACGCCTGGGGGCTCGGCGAGTTGATCCGTGCCGCGGTTGGCCGGCCGCATCTGCACCTGGTGCTGCGTGGGCTGCGCGAGCTGTACCTCTACATCTTGGTGCTGATCTGGTGGCTCGTTCTGGTCAGCGTGCCGTTATGGCCACTGTCCGCGCCGCTACGGATCGGTGCTTTCTGCACGCTTGTCGTCATCCCGATGATGCTGATGGTCTGGCGCAAGCGCTCGGCCGACAAGGCGTTGTATTCGGTTGCATCCTGGTGTGTCAATGCCGCAGGTCTGGTATGCGGCGTGCTGCGCCCGCGCCAGCCGGTGCGCGACCCGGTTCCAAGCCGGGTGCTGCTGGACCGCGTGGGTAGTGCGCCGCAGTCGTCCCGGCATGCGAATTCCAGCGGCGACGCGAGTCGTTTCGTGCGTTCGTGCTGA